One Scytonema millei VB511283 genomic window carries:
- a CDS encoding IS982 family transposase yields MNSTIVSRLDVTQIFCEVDDFYQTFERHWQQQMLLTASCGERLCRSRLSLSEVMTIVIAFHGSGYRTFKEFYTLQVLPGWRQAFPHLVSYTRFVELMPWSLMLLCCFVQTRKGEVTGISFIDSTPIEVCHPKRSRSHRVFEGMVGWSKNSVGWHYGFKLHLIINDRGELLAFKLTPGNVDDRKPVPDLTQDLIGKLFGDRGYISQELFEQLYQQGLELITRRKKKMKQQLVKLIDKILLRKRALIETVYDQLKNISQIEHSRHRSIWNFLVNLLAGLTAYTYLPRKPSLDLEPKGLPALPPAVF; encoded by the coding sequence ATGAATAGCACCATTGTATCTCGCCTAGATGTGACGCAAATTTTTTGTGAGGTAGACGACTTCTATCAAACCTTTGAACGACATTGGCAGCAACAGATGCTATTGACGGCAAGTTGTGGAGAACGCTTGTGTCGCTCTCGTTTAAGTCTGAGTGAGGTGATGACGATAGTAATTGCTTTTCATGGCTCGGGATATCGTACTTTTAAAGAATTCTACACGCTACAAGTCCTACCAGGCTGGCGTCAAGCTTTTCCTCATCTAGTCAGCTATACTCGTTTTGTCGAATTGATGCCTTGGTCGTTGATGCTGTTATGCTGCTTTGTACAGACCCGTAAGGGAGAAGTCACTGGCATTTCATTCATTGATTCAACTCCGATTGAGGTGTGTCATCCAAAACGTTCTAGAAGCCATCGTGTGTTTGAAGGCATGGTGGGTTGGAGCAAAAATTCGGTCGGGTGGCACTATGGGTTTAAGCTGCACCTAATTATCAATGACCGAGGCGAGTTGCTAGCTTTTAAGCTGACCCCTGGCAATGTAGATGACCGCAAGCCTGTGCCGGACTTAACCCAAGACCTAATTGGTAAGCTATTTGGCGATCGTGGTTATATATCTCAGGAATTGTTTGAGCAACTCTATCAGCAAGGCTTGGAGTTAATTACACGGCGTAAGAAGAAGATGAAGCAACAGTTGGTCAAGTTGATCGACAAAATTCTCTTACGTAAGCGAGCCTTAATTGAAACAGTTTATGACCAACTGAAGAACATTTCTCAAATCGAGCATTCCCGACATAGAAGCATCTGGAATTTCCTGGTCAACTTGTTAGCTGGATTAACAGCTTATACTTATTTGCCCCGAAAACCTTCTCTCGATTTAGAACCCAA
- a CDS encoding chemotaxis protein CheB has protein sequence MSIGLFFLFGSSPTVELTSNKHLVVNPSGQLSLSDAARVNFVRPSANVLFRSVATSYQRRAIAVILSGKDTDGLLGVLAIKKHGGIAIAQNEATCECFDMPKAAINTGKVDFVLPPNAIASTLYDLVMTPKAA, from the coding sequence TTGAGCATAGGTCTCTTTTTTCTTTTTGGCTCATCTCCCACCGTCGAACTCACGTCTAACAAGCACTTGGTCGTAAATCCTAGCGGTCAGTTGTCGCTATCGGATGCAGCGAGAGTTAACTTTGTTCGTCCCTCAGCTAACGTGCTGTTTCGATCGGTTGCTACAAGTTATCAGAGACGGGCGATCGCTGTAATTTTGAGTGGTAAAGATACTGATGGCTTACTAGGAGTGCTAGCAATTAAGAAACATGGTGGCATAGCGATCGCCCAAAATGAAGCGACTTGCGAGTGTTTCGATATGCCCAAGGCTGCCATTAATACTGGGAAAGTCGATTTCGTGCTTCCCCCAAACGCGATCGCCTCCACCCTATACGACTTGGTAATGACACCAAAAGCAGCATAA
- a CDS encoding NAD(P)H dehydrogenase subunit NdhS: MILPGVTVRVKNPNDTYYGYQGLVQRITDGKVAVLFEGGNWDKLITFNQSELEAVEVTRKKGK; the protein is encoded by the coding sequence ATGATTCTGCCAGGTGTAACTGTGCGCGTTAAGAACCCTAACGATACTTACTACGGTTATCAAGGGCTAGTACAGAGAATTACTGATGGTAAAGTCGCTGTGTTGTTTGAAGGTGGTAACTGGGACAAACTTATTACTTTCAATCAATCAGAATTAGAAGCAGTTGAAGTGACTCGGAAAAAAGGCAAGTAA
- the rodA gene encoding rod shape-determining protein RodA yields MLLKRFIFSVPWKLLLAPWQQIDWWLLALTVGITIFGGISIRSAELNQGITDWWQHWLFGGVGLALAFFLSLCRYDFLLRWHWLTYAFTNVSLIAVMLAGISAKGAQRWISVAGFNLQPSEFAKVGMIITLAALLQSRSAGKIPSVLRALLVTAVPWVLVFAQPDLGTSLVFGAITLGMLYWGNVNPGWLILLISPIVAVVLFNVYLPAWCIWAVAMGAIALATMPWRWLSAVGAIGINFLAGELGHILWGLLKDYQKDRIILFLDPEKDPLGGGYHLIQSRIAIGSGQLWGQGLYQGTQTQLNFIPEQHTDFIFSAVGEEWGFIGCLVLLFIFWLICLRLVLIAQSAKDDFGSLLVIGVFSMIVFQVIVNISMTIGLAPVTGIPLPWMSYGRSALLTNWIAIGIVQSVANHRPKRKGRGARS; encoded by the coding sequence ATGCTGTTAAAAAGATTCATATTTTCTGTTCCTTGGAAATTACTGCTTGCCCCTTGGCAACAGATAGACTGGTGGCTGTTGGCGCTGACTGTAGGCATCACAATATTTGGTGGTATTTCCATTCGTAGTGCAGAGTTAAACCAGGGAATTACCGATTGGTGGCAGCATTGGCTGTTTGGTGGCGTAGGATTGGCATTGGCTTTCTTTCTATCGCTTTGTCGCTACGATTTTCTCCTGCGCTGGCACTGGCTGACTTATGCTTTCACGAACGTATCTCTGATTGCGGTCATGCTAGCTGGAATCAGTGCCAAAGGCGCTCAACGCTGGATTAGTGTTGCTGGCTTTAATCTCCAACCCTCAGAATTTGCCAAAGTTGGGATGATTATCACCCTAGCAGCATTATTACAATCCCGTAGCGCGGGAAAAATTCCTAGCGTGCTTCGAGCTTTGTTAGTTACAGCTGTGCCTTGGGTTTTAGTATTCGCACAGCCAGATTTAGGAACATCTTTGGTTTTTGGGGCAATAACTCTCGGAATGCTCTATTGGGGTAATGTCAATCCTGGTTGGCTGATCCTGTTAATTTCCCCCATCGTGGCAGTTGTCTTATTTAATGTCTATTTACCAGCTTGGTGTATCTGGGCAGTAGCAATGGGAGCGATCGCGCTGGCGACTATGCCTTGGCGATGGTTGTCGGCAGTTGGAGCGATTGGAATTAACTTTTTGGCAGGAGAATTAGGACACATTCTCTGGGGATTGCTCAAAGACTATCAAAAAGACCGCATCATTTTATTTCTCGACCCAGAGAAAGATCCTCTTGGCGGCGGTTATCATTTAATACAATCGCGAATTGCCATTGGTTCCGGGCAATTATGGGGACAAGGACTTTACCAAGGCACGCAAACCCAACTCAATTTCATTCCCGAACAGCATACGGACTTTATCTTTTCAGCAGTAGGCGAAGAATGGGGCTTTATTGGCTGCCTTGTTTTACTATTTATCTTTTGGTTGATTTGCTTGCGATTGGTATTAATTGCCCAAAGTGCGAAAGATGATTTTGGTTCCCTTCTCGTCATCGGCGTATTTTCCATGATAGTGTTCCAAGTCATCGTCAATATCAGCATGACAATTGGGCTTGCACCAGTCACGGGAATTCCCTTGCCCTGGATGAGCTACGGGCGATCGGCACTGCTAACGAATTGGATTGCGATCGGCATCGTGCAATCCGTTGCTAACCATCGTCCAAAGAGAAAGGGGCGAGGAGCGAGGAGTTAG
- a CDS encoding Mrp/NBP35 family ATP-binding protein yields the protein MLDTLSTSSVLEVLRPVQDPELRKSLVELNMIRNVKIDNGKVSFTLVLTTPACPLREFIVEDCQKAVKQLPGVTEVAVDVTAETPQQKGLPDRTGIAGVKNILAISSGKGGVGKSTVAVNVAVALAQSGAKVGLLDADIYGPNAPTMLGLEQAQVAVRQGEKGDVLDPVFNHGVKLVSMGFLIDKDQPVIWRGPMLNGIIRQFLYQVQWGELDYLIVDMPPGTGDAQLTLTQAVPMAGAVIVTTPQNVALLDSRKGLRMFQQMQVPVLGIVENMSYFIPPDAPDKHYDIFGSGGGEKTAKELGVPLLGCIPLEISLRQGGDRGIPIVVAEPESASAKALMAVAMAIAGKVSVAALT from the coding sequence ATGCTCGATACCCTTAGTACCAGCTCCGTATTAGAAGTTTTGCGCCCCGTGCAAGATCCAGAACTCCGCAAAAGCCTAGTGGAACTGAACATGATTCGCAATGTCAAAATTGACAATGGCAAAGTCAGCTTCACTTTGGTCTTGACAACTCCAGCTTGCCCGTTACGAGAGTTTATTGTTGAAGACTGCCAAAAAGCTGTCAAGCAGCTACCAGGAGTCACGGAAGTTGCGGTAGACGTAACAGCAGAAACACCGCAACAGAAAGGTTTACCCGATCGCACGGGAATTGCTGGAGTGAAAAATATTTTGGCAATTTCTAGCGGTAAAGGTGGTGTGGGTAAAAGTACTGTCGCAGTCAACGTTGCCGTTGCTTTAGCACAATCGGGGGCAAAAGTAGGATTGTTGGATGCAGACATTTACGGTCCTAACGCGCCTACTATGCTGGGACTAGAACAAGCACAGGTAGCAGTACGCCAAGGCGAGAAAGGGGACGTTCTCGATCCGGTTTTCAATCACGGTGTGAAGTTAGTCTCGATGGGTTTTCTGATTGACAAAGACCAGCCTGTCATTTGGCGGGGACCGATGCTCAATGGGATTATTCGCCAATTTCTCTATCAAGTCCAGTGGGGAGAATTGGATTATCTGATCGTAGACATGCCACCGGGAACCGGAGACGCTCAACTCACATTAACGCAAGCCGTACCGATGGCGGGTGCGGTGATTGTCACGACACCCCAAAATGTAGCGTTGTTAGATTCTCGCAAAGGCTTGCGGATGTTCCAACAGATGCAAGTTCCAGTATTGGGAATTGTGGAAAATATGAGCTACTTTATTCCCCCCGACGCGCCAGATAAACACTACGACATTTTTGGTTCTGGTGGTGGGGAAAAAACCGCTAAAGAACTAGGCGTACCCTTGTTAGGCTGCATCCCATTAGAAATTTCCCTGCGTCAAGGAGGCGATCGCGGTATTCCCATTGTTGTTGCTGAGCCTGAATCTGCCTCTGCTAAAGCTTTAATGGCAGTAGCAATGGCGATCGCGGGTAAAGTCTCGGTAGCAGCATTAACTTAG
- a CDS encoding YdcF family protein, giving the protein MFLFLSKLLPLFLYPLGIACVLLVVGLVLLLWGKKTRGAAIAIALALIILLVGGNSWAARSFARSLEWQNLPLNPVPTAEAIVVLGGVTRTSTPPRPTVEVTEGGDRLLYAAYLYQQNKAPVIILSGGRIEWYGNDSAEATDMSALLKNMGVPESAIVKEPKSRNTYENAVNVRQILTQQGIRQILLVTSAMHMPRSLSIFKRLGITAIPAPTDFQVSTQEFQELASSPEAKLLSLLPDASSLFLFTQTLKEYIGIVIYWLRGWL; this is encoded by the coding sequence ATGTTTCTCTTCCTGTCGAAACTGCTACCACTATTTCTCTACCCGCTGGGAATAGCCTGCGTGCTGCTGGTGGTGGGGTTGGTGCTGTTGTTGTGGGGTAAAAAAACGCGCGGCGCGGCGATCGCAATTGCCCTTGCTCTCATAATTTTATTGGTAGGGGGTAATAGCTGGGCTGCTCGTTCTTTCGCGCGATCGCTAGAGTGGCAGAATTTGCCACTCAATCCCGTACCAACTGCCGAGGCTATCGTGGTTTTGGGTGGTGTCACCAGAACGTCCACACCACCGCGCCCGACTGTAGAGGTGACTGAAGGGGGCGATCGCCTCCTCTATGCTGCTTATCTCTATCAGCAGAACAAAGCACCTGTAATAATTCTCAGTGGAGGACGAATTGAGTGGTATGGGAATGATTCTGCTGAAGCAACTGATATGTCAGCGTTATTGAAGAACATGGGCGTACCAGAATCGGCAATAGTTAAGGAACCCAAATCTCGAAATACTTACGAAAATGCAGTTAACGTGCGTCAAATTCTGACACAGCAAGGTATTCGCCAGATTTTATTGGTCACTTCAGCAATGCATATGCCGCGATCGCTGTCAATCTTTAAACGTTTGGGAATAACTGCTATTCCGGCTCCGACTGATTTTCAAGTTTCTACCCAAGAGTTTCAAGAATTAGCGAGTTCGCCCGAAGCTAAATTACTGAGCCTGTTACCAGATGCTAGCAGTTTATTTTTATTCACTCAAACTCTCAAAGAATACATCGGAATTGTCATTTACTGGCTGCGCGGCTGGTTGTAA
- a CDS encoding bifunctional aminoglycoside phosphotransferase/ATP-binding protein, translating to MTAASIPASIQQMMQPGFYPHPVQEPIQLIQTHISYVLLTGEYAYKVKKPMNFGFLNYSTLEARKHFCQEELRLNQRGASELYLEVLPITKNEQQYELGGTGEPVEYVLKMRQFPQDMLLINMFSQGKVDEKLMIDLGRVVAQYHERAAINDYIRSFGEVAQVRQAFDENYEQSEKYIGKAQTQNQFDETKAYTDKFFAEKESLFKSRMAGNFIRECHGDLYMQNICLWHDKILLFDCIEFNEPFRFVDVMYDVAFAVMDFEARGRKDLGNIFLNTYLEQTGDWEGLQIYPLYLSRQAYVRAKVNSFLLDDPGVPADVKEESAKTAANYYRQAWEYTKPRQGRLILMSGLSGAGKSTVAKQLARQLGAIHVRSDAVRKHLAGIPLEQRGGDEIYTAEWHQKTYQRLLDLGLLLAGEGFTVILDAKYDRTALRQEAIAQAESRQIPLQIFHCTAPVEVLRQRLQQRTGDIADATVDLLESQQATAEPFTDTEKPYVTTIDTTQPFEGVRSEE from the coding sequence ATGACAGCAGCTTCAATTCCCGCTTCGATTCAACAAATGATGCAACCTGGATTTTACCCTCATCCAGTGCAAGAACCTATTCAACTGATTCAGACGCATATTTCTTACGTGTTATTAACTGGAGAGTATGCTTATAAAGTGAAAAAGCCGATGAATTTTGGTTTTTTAAACTATTCAACGCTGGAAGCAAGAAAGCATTTTTGTCAAGAAGAATTACGATTAAATCAAAGAGGCGCATCCGAACTTTATTTAGAAGTTTTACCAATTACTAAAAACGAACAGCAATACGAATTGGGAGGTACGGGAGAACCTGTAGAATACGTATTAAAAATGCGTCAATTTCCCCAGGATATGTTATTAATTAACATGTTTTCTCAGGGAAAAGTTGACGAAAAACTGATGATTGATTTAGGGCGAGTTGTAGCACAATATCACGAGCGAGCTGCAATCAACGACTATATTCGTAGTTTTGGAGAAGTAGCTCAAGTTCGTCAAGCTTTTGACGAGAACTACGAGCAATCAGAAAAATATATTGGCAAAGCACAGACACAAAATCAGTTTGACGAAACAAAAGCGTATACAGATAAGTTTTTTGCTGAGAAAGAGTCATTATTTAAAAGCCGCATGGCAGGTAACTTTATCCGCGAATGTCATGGCGATCTATACATGCAAAATATTTGTCTATGGCATGACAAGATTTTATTATTTGACTGCATTGAATTTAACGAGCCATTCCGATTTGTAGACGTAATGTATGATGTGGCGTTTGCCGTGATGGATTTTGAGGCACGGGGACGCAAAGACTTAGGGAATATCTTTTTAAATACATATTTAGAGCAAACAGGCGATTGGGAAGGATTGCAAATCTATCCTTTATATCTCAGCCGTCAAGCATACGTGCGCGCTAAAGTCAATTCATTTCTGTTGGACGATCCAGGCGTACCCGCAGATGTAAAGGAAGAGTCGGCAAAAACAGCAGCAAACTACTATCGCCAAGCGTGGGAATACACCAAACCTCGTCAAGGCAGGTTAATTCTCATGTCTGGGCTATCGGGTGCAGGTAAAAGTACGGTAGCGAAGCAACTAGCACGACAACTGGGAGCAATTCACGTTCGTTCTGATGCCGTTCGCAAACATTTAGCTGGAATTCCTTTAGAACAGCGCGGCGGCGATGAAATTTATACTGCTGAATGGCATCAAAAAACCTATCAAAGGCTTTTAGATTTAGGACTGCTGTTGGCAGGTGAGGGTTTTACAGTCATTTTAGATGCCAAATACGATCGCACTGCTCTACGTCAAGAGGCGATCGCCCAAGCAGAATCGCGTCAAATTCCACTACAAATTTTCCACTGTACCGCACCAGTGGAAGTCTTGCGTCAGCGACTGCAACAGCGTACCGGAGACATTGCCGATGCTACCGTTGACTTATTAGAGTCCCAACAAGCCACTGCTGAGCCTTTTACCGACACTGAAAAGCCCTACGTTACCACGATTGATACGACACAGCCTTTTGAAGGGGTGAGGAGTGAGGAGTGA
- a CDS encoding 50S ribosomal protein L25/general stress protein Ctc, whose amino-acid sequence MELTVECQKRPEGSQPNALRRGGMIPANLYGHKGAEAISLVMNAKTAETMLKKASVNNTIIDLNVSDIPWRGKTLVREVQSHPYKGNLYHISFFAVAAQDSVDVEVPLHFVGDAVGVKQESGIVDTLATSLQIRCNPDSIPEAIEIDISNLHVGDSLYIRELVLPSGVTVLGDTEQAVVTILSPQKTTAAAVEELEAEAETESASESDAAAE is encoded by the coding sequence ATGGAACTTACAGTTGAGTGTCAAAAACGCCCAGAGGGAAGTCAACCCAATGCTTTACGTCGCGGTGGCATGATTCCGGCAAACCTTTACGGACATAAAGGTGCGGAAGCAATTTCTCTAGTCATGAATGCTAAAACAGCAGAAACAATGCTGAAAAAGGCTTCTGTCAACAACACCATCATCGATCTAAACGTCTCCGATATTCCTTGGCGTGGTAAAACTCTGGTACGGGAAGTACAATCTCATCCCTATAAGGGAAATCTCTACCACATCAGCTTCTTTGCCGTTGCAGCGCAAGATTCTGTGGATGTAGAAGTCCCGTTACATTTTGTTGGCGATGCGGTAGGCGTAAAGCAAGAAAGCGGAATTGTCGATACGCTGGCAACAAGCTTGCAGATTCGTTGCAATCCCGATAGTATTCCAGAGGCGATCGAGATTGATATCTCTAACCTGCACGTAGGTGATAGCTTGTACATTCGCGAACTAGTTTTACCGTCAGGGGTAACAGTTTTAGGCGACACAGAACAAGCAGTTGTGACTATTTTGTCACCGCAGAAGACAACCGCAGCTGCGGTAGAAGAGTTGGAAGCAGAGGCAGAAACGGAATCAGCATCAGAATCTGACGCAGCAGCAGAATAA
- a CDS encoding adenylosuccinate synthase → MANVIVIGAQWGDEGKGKVTDLLSRSADIVVRYQGGVNAGHTIVVQDQTFKLHLIPSGILYSKTECIIGCGTVIDPKVLIEELDRLESLDISTDNLFISETAHVTMPYHRLIDRAAEERRGNYKIGTTGRGIGPTYADKSERTGIRVLDLMDSVGLREQLQWAIDYKNVILEKLYNLPPLDPEAVIDEYLGYAERLRSHVVDTSLKIYDAIQRRRNILFEGAQGTLLDLDHGTYPYVTSSNPVAGGACVGTGVGPTAIDRVIGVAKAYTTRVGEGPFPTELDGQLGELLCDRGAEFGTTTGRQRRCGWFDAIIGRYAVRVNGIDCLAITKLDVLDTLEEIKVCVAYDIDGDRYEHFPRNARQFAKVRPIYKTLPGWQRSTADCRTLDDLPRQALDYLKFLAELMEVPIAIVSLGASRDQTIIVEDPIHGPKRALLHADGTPVSAS, encoded by the coding sequence TTGGCTAACGTCATTGTTATAGGAGCCCAGTGGGGCGATGAAGGAAAAGGAAAGGTCACGGATTTACTCAGTCGCTCCGCTGACATTGTGGTTCGTTACCAAGGGGGAGTCAACGCCGGACACACGATTGTCGTCCAAGATCAGACTTTCAAGCTGCATCTGATTCCCTCTGGAATTCTGTATTCTAAGACAGAATGCATTATTGGCTGCGGTACGGTCATCGACCCAAAAGTTTTGATCGAGGAACTCGATCGGCTAGAAAGTTTAGATATTTCTACAGATAACTTGTTTATCTCTGAAACCGCTCATGTCACCATGCCGTATCATCGGCTGATCGATCGCGCGGCAGAAGAAAGACGGGGTAATTATAAAATTGGCACGACAGGGCGAGGAATTGGACCCACCTATGCCGATAAATCAGAACGAACGGGAATTCGAGTTCTCGATTTAATGGATTCGGTAGGACTGCGAGAACAGTTACAGTGGGCGATAGACTATAAAAATGTCATTCTCGAAAAACTTTACAATCTACCACCTTTAGATCCAGAAGCGGTCATTGACGAGTATTTGGGTTACGCAGAACGCTTGCGTTCTCACGTAGTCGATACCTCGCTGAAAATTTACGATGCGATCCAAAGGCGGCGAAACATATTATTTGAAGGCGCTCAAGGTACGCTGCTCGATCTCGATCACGGGACTTATCCCTACGTCACCTCATCTAACCCCGTCGCGGGAGGGGCTTGTGTTGGGACAGGGGTAGGTCCCACGGCAATCGATCGCGTGATTGGTGTAGCGAAGGCTTACACGACGCGGGTAGGAGAGGGTCCATTCCCCACAGAATTGGACGGACAACTCGGCGAACTGTTGTGCGATCGCGGGGCAGAATTTGGTACGACTACCGGAAGGCAACGGCGCTGCGGCTGGTTTGATGCAATAATCGGTCGCTACGCCGTGCGGGTGAATGGAATAGACTGCTTGGCGATTACGAAGTTAGATGTCCTTGACACGCTCGAAGAAATCAAAGTTTGCGTCGCCTACGATATCGACGGCGATCGCTACGAACACTTCCCTCGCAACGCCCGTCAATTTGCCAAAGTCCGCCCGATTTATAAAACTTTACCAGGATGGCAGCGATCGACAGCTGATTGTCGCACGTTAGACGATCTACCCAGACAAGCGCTCGATTACCTGAAATTTCTGGCAGAGTTAATGGAAGTACCGATCGCGATCGTCTCTCTCGGCGCTAGCCGCGACCAAACTATTATCGTGGAAGATCCAATCCACGGACCCAAACGCGCTTTATTGCACGCTGACGGCACGCCTGTCTCAGCTAGCTAA
- the murA gene encoding UDP-N-acetylglucosamine 1-carboxyvinyltransferase: MTTIHNSIRPQPSPEVDPAVLEIWGGHPLAGQVKISGAKNSALVIIAGALLCPQDCRIRNVPSLVDVARMGQLLSSLGVKISQHGDVLDIDASDLSTSQAPYEIVSQLRASFFTIGPLLARQGYAQVPLPGGCTIGARPVDLHVRGLQAMGADVQIEHGMVNAYVAGSSRRLKGAKIYLDYPSVGATETLMMAATLAEGETVIENAAQEPEVVDLANFCNSMGARIRGAGTTAITILGVPRLHSTDYAIIPDRVEAATFLVAGAITNSEISLAPVIPDHLTPAIVKLQEIGVQIVADAPDCLRVVPGEGLRGTDIKTLPYPGFPTDMQAQFMALLSLSEGDSVITETVFENRLRHVAELNRMGADIRVEGNIAVVRGVPLLSGAPVVASDLRASAALVLAGLAAKGKTTIQGLHHLDRGYEKLEVKLLSLGARLQRVTGAIVSPDRQLGVSNSTVNSYQ; the protein is encoded by the coding sequence ATTACTACTATCCATAACTCAATTAGACCGCAGCCCTCACCAGAAGTCGATCCAGCCGTACTGGAAATTTGGGGCGGGCATCCTTTGGCAGGTCAGGTCAAAATCAGCGGAGCAAAGAATTCTGCCCTTGTCATCATCGCTGGTGCTTTGCTCTGTCCTCAAGACTGTCGTATCCGTAACGTACCATCACTCGTGGATGTGGCGCGCATGGGTCAGTTATTATCATCGCTGGGAGTAAAAATCTCTCAACACGGTGATGTATTAGATATTGATGCTAGCGATCTCAGCACGTCTCAAGCTCCATACGAAATTGTCAGTCAACTACGGGCAAGTTTCTTTACAATTGGTCCGTTACTAGCTCGTCAGGGATATGCTCAAGTCCCCTTACCTGGTGGATGTACGATTGGAGCTAGACCGGTCGATTTGCATGTCCGAGGCTTACAGGCAATGGGGGCAGATGTCCAGATCGAGCATGGCATGGTCAATGCCTACGTCGCTGGTAGTAGCCGGAGATTGAAAGGAGCCAAAATCTATTTAGACTATCCCAGTGTCGGTGCAACAGAAACCTTGATGATGGCGGCGACATTAGCTGAAGGAGAAACAGTCATTGAAAACGCTGCTCAAGAACCAGAAGTTGTCGATCTAGCTAATTTCTGTAACTCTATGGGAGCGCGCATTCGGGGAGCTGGAACTACGGCAATTACGATCTTGGGCGTTCCTCGTTTGCATTCAACAGATTATGCAATTATTCCCGATCGCGTAGAAGCCGCAACTTTTTTGGTAGCGGGAGCCATCACCAACTCCGAGATCTCATTAGCGCCAGTCATTCCCGATCATCTCACCCCGGCGATCGTCAAATTACAAGAAATTGGAGTGCAGATTGTTGCGGATGCACCTGACTGCCTTCGTGTTGTTCCTGGCGAAGGATTGCGGGGAACAGACATTAAAACTCTGCCTTACCCTGGTTTTCCCACAGACATGCAAGCGCAATTCATGGCTTTGCTGAGTTTGAGCGAGGGCGATAGCGTCATTACCGAAACTGTATTTGAAAACCGCCTGCGCCACGTCGCCGAACTCAATCGCATGGGGGCAGATATTCGCGTTGAGGGCAATATTGCTGTCGTGCGGGGAGTACCGCTACTATCTGGTGCGCCAGTCGTCGCTAGCGATCTACGCGCTTCAGCCGCTTTGGTACTAGCAGGACTAGCAGCAAAAGGTAAGACAACAATTCAAGGACTGCACCATCTCGATCGCGGTTACGAGAAACTAGAAGTCAAATTACTCTCCTTGGGAGCGAGATTACAAAGAGTAACAGGTGCGATCGTTTCTCCCGATCGTCAACTAGGGGTTAGCAATTCTACAGTGAACAGTTATCAGTGA
- a CDS encoding TrmH family RNA methyltransferase, producing MITSLQNPLVKQMRKLHSAKQRSQQGVFLLEGTHLLEEAYAAQYPVECVCCTSQWQENHQQLWQQLHRSGSRVEIVTPEVLQAIATTINPDGVVATATRQQGREVPHIGISLALETLQDPGNLGTIIRTAAAAGASGLWLSADSVDLDNPKVLRASAGQWFRLPMVVSQDLRQTILQCQAAGMQAIATLPTAKMTYWEVDWRVPSLILLGNEGAGLSADLAAMTDLQVQIPLCAGVESLNVGIAAALLLYEARRQLNSI from the coding sequence ATGATAACGAGTTTGCAAAATCCTCTGGTTAAGCAGATGCGAAAGCTACACTCTGCCAAACAGCGATCGCAACAGGGTGTTTTTCTCTTGGAAGGAACCCATTTGTTAGAGGAGGCTTATGCAGCGCAATATCCCGTGGAATGCGTCTGTTGTACTTCCCAATGGCAGGAGAACCATCAACAGCTTTGGCAGCAGCTGCATCGCTCAGGATCGCGGGTAGAAATTGTCACTCCAGAGGTTTTGCAGGCGATCGCAACTACAATCAATCCTGACGGAGTTGTAGCGACGGCAACCAGGCAGCAAGGACGAGAAGTACCCCATATAGGCATCAGTTTAGCTTTGGAGACGCTGCAAGACCCTGGGAACTTAGGGACGATAATTCGCACGGCGGCGGCGGCTGGTGCGTCGGGGCTGTGGTTGAGCGCAGATAGTGTAGATTTAGACAATCCCAAGGTGTTACGAGCTTCCGCTGGGCAGTGGTTTCGATTGCCGATGGTCGTAAGTCAAGATCTGCGGCAAACTATACTCCAGTGTCAAGCGGCGGGAATGCAAGCGATCGCGACTTTGCCTACCGCAAAGATGACATATTGGGAAGTAGACTGGCGGGTGCCAAGTCTAATTTTGTTAGGGAATGAAGGAGCAGGTTTATCAGCAGATTTAGCGGCAATGACAGATCTACAAGTGCAAATTCCCCTCTGTGCGGGGGTAGAGTCGTTGAATGTAGGAATTGCAGCGGCGCTGTTGTTGTACGAGGCACGACGACAGCTAAACTCTATTTGA